A stretch of the Vigna radiata var. radiata cultivar VC1973A chromosome 7, Vradiata_ver6, whole genome shotgun sequence genome encodes the following:
- the LOC106767874 gene encoding VQ motif-containing protein 31 isoform X1 produces the protein MLSTEQKTFGFLILKGDNMLSDCNSHCQSVVMRMEKPTIHGEASDCKPLTTFVQTNSDAFREVVQRLTGPPEASAGKVGESAKVSTMKRTTSKLHERRKSMKPKLEIVKPVLHLKTGACSSPSKSRSSSFPPSPGSGSSSLLQSPTTPSTLLSHLTIMESEKKEESMMAELNTEEEEKAIKERRFYLHPSPRSKPGYSDPELLILFPLASAKASEKLEF, from the coding sequence GTGATAATATGCTAAGCGATTGTAATTCTCATTGTCAAAGTGTAGTGATGAGAATGGAGAAGCCAACAATCCATGGTGAAGCATCAGATTGCAAGCCACTAACCACCTTTGTTCAGACAAACTCAGATGCATTCAGGGAAGTGGTACAACGTTTGACAGGCCCCCCAGAAGCAAGTGCAGGTAAAGTAGGAGAGTCTGCAAAGGTTTCGACCATGAAAAGGACAACCTCAAAACTCCATGAAAGAAGGAAATCCATGAAGCCAAAACTGGAGATTGTGAAACCCGTTTTGCATTTGAAAACAGGTGCATGTTCTTCACCCTCCAAGTCAAGAAGTTCTAGCTTTCCTCCAAGTCCTGGATCAGGAAGTTCAAGCCTTCTTCAAAGCCCGACCACCCCTTCAACCTTGTTGTCCCATTTGACCATTatggaaagtgaaaagaaagaagagtcAATGATGGCTGAATTGAacacagaagaagaagagaaagccATCAAAGAAAGGAGATTTTATTTGCATCCATCACCACGTTCAAAACCAGGTTACAGTGATCCAGAATTGCTTATTTTGTTTCCTCTGGCCTCTGCTAAAGCAAGTGAGAAACTAGAATTTTGA
- the LOC106767874 gene encoding VQ motif-containing protein 31 isoform X3 yields MLSDCNSHCQSVVMRMEKPTIHGEASDCKPLTTFVQTNSDAFREVVQRLTGPPEASAGKVGESAKVSTMKRTTSKLHERRKSMKPKLEIVKPVLHLKTGACSSPSKSRSSSFPPSPGSGSSSLLQSPTTPSTLLSHLTIMESEKKEESMMAELNTEEEEKAIKERRFYLHPSPRSKPGYSDPELLILFPLASAKASEKLEF; encoded by the coding sequence ATGCTAAGCGATTGTAATTCTCATTGTCAAAGTGTAGTGATGAGAATGGAGAAGCCAACAATCCATGGTGAAGCATCAGATTGCAAGCCACTAACCACCTTTGTTCAGACAAACTCAGATGCATTCAGGGAAGTGGTACAACGTTTGACAGGCCCCCCAGAAGCAAGTGCAGGTAAAGTAGGAGAGTCTGCAAAGGTTTCGACCATGAAAAGGACAACCTCAAAACTCCATGAAAGAAGGAAATCCATGAAGCCAAAACTGGAGATTGTGAAACCCGTTTTGCATTTGAAAACAGGTGCATGTTCTTCACCCTCCAAGTCAAGAAGTTCTAGCTTTCCTCCAAGTCCTGGATCAGGAAGTTCAAGCCTTCTTCAAAGCCCGACCACCCCTTCAACCTTGTTGTCCCATTTGACCATTatggaaagtgaaaagaaagaagagtcAATGATGGCTGAATTGAacacagaagaagaagagaaagccATCAAAGAAAGGAGATTTTATTTGCATCCATCACCACGTTCAAAACCAGGTTACAGTGATCCAGAATTGCTTATTTTGTTTCCTCTGGCCTCTGCTAAAGCAAGTGAGAAACTAGAATTTTGA
- the LOC106767874 gene encoding VQ motif-containing protein 31 isoform X2, with protein MLSTEQKTFGFLILKVMRMEKPTIHGEASDCKPLTTFVQTNSDAFREVVQRLTGPPEASAGKVGESAKVSTMKRTTSKLHERRKSMKPKLEIVKPVLHLKTGACSSPSKSRSSSFPPSPGSGSSSLLQSPTTPSTLLSHLTIMESEKKEESMMAELNTEEEEKAIKERRFYLHPSPRSKPGYSDPELLILFPLASAKASEKLEF; from the coding sequence TGATGAGAATGGAGAAGCCAACAATCCATGGTGAAGCATCAGATTGCAAGCCACTAACCACCTTTGTTCAGACAAACTCAGATGCATTCAGGGAAGTGGTACAACGTTTGACAGGCCCCCCAGAAGCAAGTGCAGGTAAAGTAGGAGAGTCTGCAAAGGTTTCGACCATGAAAAGGACAACCTCAAAACTCCATGAAAGAAGGAAATCCATGAAGCCAAAACTGGAGATTGTGAAACCCGTTTTGCATTTGAAAACAGGTGCATGTTCTTCACCCTCCAAGTCAAGAAGTTCTAGCTTTCCTCCAAGTCCTGGATCAGGAAGTTCAAGCCTTCTTCAAAGCCCGACCACCCCTTCAACCTTGTTGTCCCATTTGACCATTatggaaagtgaaaagaaagaagagtcAATGATGGCTGAATTGAacacagaagaagaagagaaagccATCAAAGAAAGGAGATTTTATTTGCATCCATCACCACGTTCAAAACCAGGTTACAGTGATCCAGAATTGCTTATTTTGTTTCCTCTGGCCTCTGCTAAAGCAAGTGAGAAACTAGAATTTTGA
- the LOC106767874 gene encoding VQ motif-containing protein 31 isoform X4, producing MRMEKPTIHGEASDCKPLTTFVQTNSDAFREVVQRLTGPPEASAGKVGESAKVSTMKRTTSKLHERRKSMKPKLEIVKPVLHLKTGACSSPSKSRSSSFPPSPGSGSSSLLQSPTTPSTLLSHLTIMESEKKEESMMAELNTEEEEKAIKERRFYLHPSPRSKPGYSDPELLILFPLASAKASEKLEF from the coding sequence ATGAGAATGGAGAAGCCAACAATCCATGGTGAAGCATCAGATTGCAAGCCACTAACCACCTTTGTTCAGACAAACTCAGATGCATTCAGGGAAGTGGTACAACGTTTGACAGGCCCCCCAGAAGCAAGTGCAGGTAAAGTAGGAGAGTCTGCAAAGGTTTCGACCATGAAAAGGACAACCTCAAAACTCCATGAAAGAAGGAAATCCATGAAGCCAAAACTGGAGATTGTGAAACCCGTTTTGCATTTGAAAACAGGTGCATGTTCTTCACCCTCCAAGTCAAGAAGTTCTAGCTTTCCTCCAAGTCCTGGATCAGGAAGTTCAAGCCTTCTTCAAAGCCCGACCACCCCTTCAACCTTGTTGTCCCATTTGACCATTatggaaagtgaaaagaaagaagagtcAATGATGGCTGAATTGAacacagaagaagaagagaaagccATCAAAGAAAGGAGATTTTATTTGCATCCATCACCACGTTCAAAACCAGGTTACAGTGATCCAGAATTGCTTATTTTGTTTCCTCTGGCCTCTGCTAAAGCAAGTGAGAAACTAGAATTTTGA
- the LOC106768224 gene encoding calcium-dependent protein kinase SK5, translated as MAGKSSSSSTNVTVKAAWVLPHRTQNIREVYEVGRKLGQGQFGTTFLCTRRATGGKFACKSIPKRKLLCKEDYEDVWREIQIMHHLSEHANVVRIEGAYEDSSAVHLVMELCEGGELFDRIVQKGHYSERQAARLIKTIVEVVEACHSLGVMHRDLKPENFLFDTVEEDAKLKATDFGLSVFYKPGESFCDVVGSPYYVAPEVLRKLYGPESDVWSAGVILYILLSGVPPFWAETEPGIFKQILLGKLDFQSEPWPSISDSAKDLIRKMLDQNPKTRLTAHEVLRHPWIVDDSIAPDKPLDSAVLSRLKQFSAMNKLKKMALRVIAERLSEEEIGGLKELFKMIDTDNSGSITFDELKDGLKRVGSELMESEIKDLMDAADIDKSGTIDYGEFIAATVHLNKLEREENLVSAFSYFDKDGSGYITLDEIQQACKDFGLDDVHIDDMIKEIDQDNDGQIDYGEFTAMMRKGNGGIGRRTMRKTLNLRDAFGLVENASNQVIEGYFK; from the exons ATGGCGGGGAAATCGAGTTCGAGTTCGACAAACGTGACGGTGAAGGCGGCATGGGTTTTGCCACACCGGACGCAGAACATCCGGGAGGTGTACGAGGTGGGTAGGAAGCTGGGGCAGGGGCAGTTCGGGACAACGTTCCTGTGCACGCGCCGGGCGACGGGAGGAAAGTTTGCGTGCAAGTCGATTCCCAAGCGGAAGCTTCTGTGCAAGGAGGACTACGAGGACGTGTGGCGGGAGATTCAGATAATGCACCACTTGTCGGAGCATGCTAACGTGGTTCGCATCGAGGGCGCGTACGAGGACTCTTCTGCCGTGCACCTCGTCATGGAGCTCTGCGAGGGCGGCGAGCTCTTTGACCGGATCGTCCAGAAGGGCCACTACAGTGAGAGACAGGCGGCGAGGTTGATAAAGACCATTGTTGAGGTTGTCGAGGCTTGTCACTCGCTTGGAGTCATGCATAGGGACCTCAAGCCAGAAAACTTTCTGTTTGACACTGTTGAAGAGGATGCCAAGCTAAAAGCTACCGATTTCGGGTTGTCCGTTTTTTACAAGCCTG GTGAATCGTTTTGTGACGTTGTCGGGAGCCCATACTATGTTGCACCAGAGGTCTTGCGCAAGCTCTATGGGCCTGAATCAGATGTGTGGAGTGCAGGGGTTATTTTGTACATTTTATTGAGTGGGGTGCCACCATTTTGGGCTG AAACTGAACCCGGGATCTTCAAACAGATTTTACTGGGAAAACTTGATTTTCAATCTGAGCCTTGGCCTAGCATTTCAGACAGTGCCAAGGATCTAATTCGGAAAATGCTTGatcaaaatccaaaaacaagGCTTACAGCACATGAAGTACTCC GCCACCCATGGATTGTTGATGACAGCATTGCACCAGATAAACCTCTAGATTCTGCAGTTTTATCACGCCTGAAACAGTTCTCTGCAATGAATAAACTGAAAAAGATGGCATTGCGG GTTATTGCCGAGAGGCTGTCTGAAGAAGAAATTGGTGGCCTGAAAGAGTTATTCAAGATGATTGACACTGACAACAGTGGATCCATAACATTTGATGAACTAAAAGACGGCCTGAAGCGAGTAGGATCTGAACTTATGGAGTCTGAAATCAAGGATCTTATGGATGCT GCAGATATTGATAAAAGTGGAACAATTGATTATGGCGAATTCATTGCTGCCACTGTTCATTTAAACAAGCTGGAGAGAGAGGAAAACCTGGTGTCAGCCTTCTCCTATTTTGACAAGGATGGCAGTGGTTACATAACTCTTGATGAGATACAACAAGCTTGTAAGGACTTTGGTTTAGACGATGTTCATATTGATGACATGATCAAGGAAATTGACCAAGATAAT GATGGGCAAATAGATTATGGGGAATTCACTGCCATGATGAGAAAGGGCAATGGAGGAATTGGAAGGAGAACAATGAGAAAAACACTGAATTTAAGAGATGCTTTTGGGTTAGTAGAAAATGCCTCCAATCAAGTTATTGAGGGCTACTTTAAGTAA